The following are from one region of the Chromobacterium phragmitis genome:
- a CDS encoding VOC family protein, whose protein sequence is MISHIDHIVLTVRDIEAAAAFYQRALKLEAVTFGNGRRALRFGNQKINLQILGQETRNHATIGCGDLCLIASVPLPEVIQHLKREGVAIVEGPITRSGAMGSITSVYFNDPDGNLVEVSSYSF, encoded by the coding sequence ATGATCAGCCATATCGACCACATCGTCCTGACCGTGCGCGACATCGAGGCGGCTGCGGCTTTTTACCAGCGCGCTTTGAAGCTGGAGGCGGTGACTTTCGGCAACGGCCGCCGCGCGCTGCGTTTCGGCAACCAGAAGATCAATCTGCAGATCCTGGGCCAGGAGACGCGCAACCACGCGACGATAGGCTGCGGCGATTTGTGCCTGATCGCTTCCGTGCCGTTGCCTGAGGTGATCCAACATCTCAAGCGCGAGGGCGTGGCCATCGTCGAAGGTCCCATTACCCGCAGCGGCGCGATGGGCTCCATCACCTCGGTGTATTTCAACGATCCGGACGGGAATTTGGTGGAGGTCAGCAGCTACAGTTTTTGA
- a CDS encoding winged helix-turn-helix domain-containing protein yields the protein MTFHLSLQQARHLQLAAQGLLSAPRRKASKADALAAVRRMALLQIDTISVVARSPYLVLYSRIGHYDPAWLDQLLAEGALFEYWAHEACFVPVEDYRLLRHRMLNAEGMGWKFSQRWYEQHRAEVEAIIERIRERGPARSADFERKHGKGNGWWDWKPEKRHLETLFTLGRLMVKERRAFQRVYDLAERVLPDWDDARDLPAPEDVRLEQVRNSCRALGLAKPAWVADYYRLKRAPYGEMLRGLADQGELIPVKVEGWSHDAFVHASLAAELELAAAGKLSSGNTAILSPFDPLVWDRKRALELFGFDYKIECYTPAPKRKYGYFTLPILNRGKLAGRLDAKAHRAQGVFEVKSLHLEPGVRVSQRLADDLSSALRRLAAWHGTGRLAISQAPGDLAARILA from the coding sequence ATGACTTTCCATCTTTCGCTGCAGCAAGCCCGCCACCTGCAACTAGCCGCCCAGGGCCTGCTGAGCGCGCCGCGCCGCAAGGCGTCCAAGGCCGACGCGCTGGCCGCCGTCAGACGCATGGCGCTGCTGCAGATCGACACCATCAGCGTAGTGGCGCGCAGCCCCTACCTGGTGTTGTACAGCCGCATCGGCCACTACGACCCGGCCTGGCTGGACCAGCTGCTGGCCGAAGGCGCGCTGTTCGAATACTGGGCGCACGAGGCCTGCTTCGTGCCAGTGGAGGACTATCGCCTGCTGCGCCACCGGATGCTGAACGCAGAGGGGATGGGTTGGAAGTTCTCTCAGCGCTGGTATGAACAGCACCGCGCCGAGGTCGAAGCCATCATCGAGCGCATCCGCGAACGCGGCCCGGCGCGCTCGGCCGATTTCGAACGCAAACACGGTAAAGGCAATGGCTGGTGGGACTGGAAACCGGAAAAGCGCCACCTGGAAACACTGTTCACGCTGGGCCGGCTGATGGTGAAAGAGCGGCGCGCCTTCCAGCGCGTCTACGACCTGGCCGAGCGCGTGTTGCCGGACTGGGACGACGCGCGCGACCTGCCCGCTCCCGAAGACGTCCGGCTGGAGCAAGTGCGCAACAGCTGCCGCGCGCTGGGACTGGCCAAGCCGGCATGGGTGGCCGACTACTACCGGCTCAAGCGCGCGCCCTACGGCGAGATGCTGCGCGGCCTGGCCGACCAGGGCGAGCTGATCCCGGTGAAAGTGGAGGGCTGGAGCCACGACGCTTTCGTCCACGCCAGCCTGGCCGCCGAACTGGAGCTGGCGGCCGCCGGCAAGCTAAGCAGCGGCAATACCGCCATCCTGTCGCCGTTCGATCCGCTGGTATGGGACCGCAAACGCGCGCTGGAACTGTTCGGCTTCGATTACAAGATCGAGTGCTACACCCCGGCGCCCAAGCGCAAGTATGGCTATTTCACTCTGCCGATACTGAACCGCGGCAAGCTCGCGGGCCGGCTGGACGCGAAGGCCCACCGCGCGCAGGGCGTGTTCGAGGTCAAATCGCTGCACCTGGAGCCCGGCGTGCGCGTCAGCCAGCGGCTGGCGGACGACCTGTCCTCGGCGCTGCGGCGGCTGGCCGCCTGGCATGGAACCGGCCGCCTGGCGATAAGCCAGGCCCCGGGCGACCTGGCCGCGCGCATCCTCGCCTGA
- a CDS encoding EthD family reductase, with translation MITVSVTYPQRPGAHFDFDYYLRQHMPMVQQLLGHALKGVRVDRGLSGAEAGSTPGFVAQATLLCDSVQTFQQAFGPVAARIMGDVPNYTDIQPLFQYSEVALCDERQPGVSGWYANAQ, from the coding sequence ATGATCACCGTCAGCGTCACCTATCCCCAGCGTCCCGGCGCGCATTTCGACTTTGATTATTATCTACGCCAGCACATGCCCATGGTGCAGCAGCTGCTGGGCCATGCGCTGAAAGGCGTGCGGGTGGACCGCGGCCTGTCCGGCGCCGAGGCCGGCAGCACGCCGGGCTTCGTCGCGCAGGCGACGCTGCTGTGCGACTCGGTGCAAACCTTCCAGCAGGCTTTCGGCCCGGTGGCCGCGCGCATCATGGGCGATGTTCCCAACTACACCGACATCCAGCCGCTCTTCCAGTACAGCGAGGTCGCGCTTTGCGACGAGCGCCAGCCGGGCGTCAGCGGCTGGTACGCCAACGCGCAGTAG
- a CDS encoding PTS sugar transporter subunit IIA — protein MQTLADICRRGDILLDVDLADERELFEFIARQLGQRHALSAPSLRAALRQREQTGSTALGHGLALPHARIEGLAEVRALFIGLRRSLDFHAPDGEPVSRLLALLLPRDARACHLKLLAEIARIFGERPFRADLQACRSPEQVDRLFQRWSDPEPGNDPHFLLDSNRYFLDAEASLRPDFSVRRKVTARF, from the coding sequence ATGCAAACCCTGGCCGACATCTGCCGCCGCGGCGATATCCTGCTGGACGTGGACCTGGCGGACGAACGCGAATTGTTCGAATTCATCGCCCGCCAACTGGGCCAACGCCACGCGTTGAGCGCGCCGTCGCTGCGCGCCGCGTTGCGGCAGCGCGAACAAACCGGCAGCACCGCGCTGGGCCACGGCCTGGCCTTGCCGCATGCCCGCATCGAGGGCCTGGCCGAAGTCCGCGCGCTGTTCATCGGCTTGCGGCGGAGCCTGGATTTCCACGCTCCGGACGGCGAGCCTGTCAGCCGGCTGCTGGCGCTGCTGCTGCCGCGCGATGCCCGCGCCTGCCATCTGAAACTGCTGGCCGAAATCGCGCGCATCTTCGGCGAACGTCCTTTCCGCGCCGATCTGCAAGCCTGCCGCAGCCCGGAGCAGGTGGATAGGCTGTTCCAGCGCTGGTCCGATCCCGAGCCCGGCAACGATCCCCATTTTTTGCTGGACAGCAACCGTTACTTCCTCGACGCCGAAGCCAGCCTGCGCCCCGATTTCAGCGTCCGCCGCAAGGTGACCGCCCGCTTCTGA
- a CDS encoding GGDEF domain-containing protein: MSNSLLIMVSLAIASIGLITWQHSVRSDLIRARRRWLQASLLLAAGMLVEGFVEPGKGEMVRLALGSAMSNAGIALQLTIIARVTGLKPPHWLWLAVGALSLLDKLLPYRPLMSVLESAEIPLLYLAAAWLYQRAERLVSHNRFSPTALLFLLGALLFVWRDAGDFLLRAQGLPDSIDYLDRQHQLALTFAAAAQICGSVGFLNIVLQRQHNRLEDAANLDPLTGAGNRRALQYWLRTLEASVERVCVVMLDIDHFKLINDRYGHPAGDAVLQTLAELLRQGIRENDMLIRYGGEEFCLLMPDADADDGAQAAERLLRAFRAQTPLPGHPELRAAFSAGVHEWRCRQQDFADAQQKADQALYQAKQAGRGQVRRL, from the coding sequence ATGTCCAATTCCCTTCTGATCATGGTGTCGCTGGCCATCGCCAGCATCGGCCTCATCACCTGGCAGCACAGCGTGCGCTCCGACCTGATCCGGGCCCGGCGCCGCTGGCTGCAGGCCTCGCTGCTGCTGGCCGCCGGCATGCTGGTGGAAGGCTTTGTCGAACCCGGCAAAGGCGAGATGGTGCGCCTGGCGCTGGGCAGCGCCATGAGCAACGCCGGCATCGCGCTGCAGCTGACCATCATCGCCCGCGTCACCGGGCTCAAGCCGCCGCACTGGCTGTGGCTGGCCGTGGGCGCCCTCTCGCTGCTGGACAAGCTGCTGCCCTACCGCCCGCTGATGTCGGTGCTGGAAAGCGCCGAGATCCCGCTTCTCTACCTGGCGGCGGCTTGGCTGTACCAGCGCGCCGAGCGGCTGGTCAGCCATAACCGCTTCAGCCCCACCGCACTGCTGTTCCTGCTGGGCGCGCTGCTGTTCGTCTGGCGCGACGCCGGCGATTTCCTGCTCCGCGCGCAGGGCCTGCCCGACAGCATCGACTACCTGGACCGCCAGCACCAGCTGGCGCTGACCTTCGCCGCGGCGGCGCAGATCTGCGGCTCGGTGGGTTTTCTCAACATCGTGCTGCAGCGCCAGCACAACCGGCTGGAAGACGCGGCCAACCTGGACCCGCTGACCGGCGCCGGCAATCGCCGCGCGCTGCAGTACTGGCTGCGCACGCTGGAGGCGTCGGTGGAGCGGGTGTGCGTGGTGATGCTGGACATCGACCATTTCAAGCTGATCAACGACCGCTACGGCCATCCGGCCGGCGACGCGGTGCTGCAGACGCTGGCCGAGCTGTTGCGGCAAGGCATACGCGAAAACGACATGCTGATCCGCTACGGCGGCGAGGAGTTCTGCTTGCTGATGCCGGATGCCGATGCAGACGACGGCGCTCAGGCGGCGGAGAGGCTGCTGCGGGCATTCCGCGCGCAAACGCCGCTGCCCGGCCATCCGGAGCTGCGCGCCGCCTTTTCCGCAGGCGTCCATGAATGGCGCTGCCGGCAGCAGGATTTCGCCGACGCGCAACAAAAAGCGGACCAGGCGTTGTACCAGGCCAAGCAGGCAGGCCGCGGACAGGTGCGCCGGCTTTAA
- a CDS encoding GGDEF domain-containing protein: MKQTDQTLLEQLRITDFEIEQRKQLFALEPRDELLLRAAGALVESHLDELVARFYELQTSTPEIALLIGDADTLQRLRNAQRRYVIDLFSGVYDLEYVNNRLRIGLVHKRIGVEPKLYLAAVQTLKTLLSNLISELIPDIEVRRHTLLAVDKLVMFDVALVFETYIRSLVAEIETSRNKSEQYARSLEEKVAVRTRQLEELSRTDPLTGLLNRRYLDETLTRVLRSAQRRNETVTLVYLDVDHFKLINDSLGHQCGDEILRSLGEIINRITRVEDGCFRYGGDEFCIVLPNCDQKQAEETFVERLRAELAGLQPDISLSVGSVETGPEEFLSPESLVGMADQRMYEMKQRNRLREGRQAGAGKAEENGLGEDEGEAAPAAGR, from the coding sequence ATGAAACAGACCGATCAGACCCTGTTGGAACAGCTGCGCATCACCGATTTCGAAATCGAGCAACGCAAGCAGCTGTTCGCGCTGGAGCCGCGGGACGAATTGCTGCTGCGCGCCGCCGGCGCCTTGGTGGAGTCGCATCTGGACGAGCTGGTCGCCCGCTTTTACGAGCTGCAGACCAGCACCCCGGAAATCGCGCTGCTGATCGGCGACGCCGATACGCTGCAGCGGCTGCGCAATGCCCAGCGCCGCTACGTGATAGACCTGTTCAGCGGCGTCTACGATCTGGAGTACGTAAACAACCGCTTGCGCATCGGCCTGGTGCACAAGCGCATCGGCGTCGAGCCCAAGTTGTACCTGGCGGCGGTGCAGACGCTGAAGACGCTGCTGTCCAATCTGATCAGCGAGCTGATTCCGGACATCGAGGTCAGGCGCCACACGTTGCTTGCGGTGGACAAGCTGGTGATGTTCGATGTGGCGCTGGTGTTCGAAACCTATATCCGCAGCCTGGTGGCCGAAATCGAGACCTCCCGCAACAAGTCCGAGCAGTACGCCCGCTCGCTGGAGGAAAAGGTGGCGGTGCGCACCCGCCAGCTGGAAGAACTGTCGCGCACTGACCCGCTGACCGGACTGCTCAACCGCCGCTATCTGGACGAAACGCTGACCCGGGTGCTGCGCAGCGCGCAGCGGCGCAACGAGACGGTGACGCTGGTGTATCTGGACGTCGACCATTTCAAGCTGATCAACGACAGCCTGGGCCATCAGTGCGGCGACGAAATCCTGCGCAGCCTGGGCGAAATCATCAACCGCATCACGCGGGTGGAGGATGGCTGCTTCCGCTACGGCGGCGACGAGTTCTGCATCGTGCTGCCCAATTGCGACCAGAAGCAGGCGGAGGAAACCTTCGTCGAACGGCTGCGCGCGGAGCTGGCGGGTCTGCAGCCGGACATCAGCCTGAGCGTGGGTAGCGTCGAAACCGGGCCGGAGGAGTTCCTGTCGCCCGAGTCGCTGGTGGGAATGGCCGACCAGCGCATGTACGAGATGAAGCAGCGCAATCGGCTGCGCGAGGGCCGCCAGGCGGGGGCGGGCAAGGCGGAAGAGAATGGACTGGGCGAGGATGAGGGGGAGGCGGCGCCGGCGGCCGGACGTTAA
- a CDS encoding aminotransferase class I/II-fold pyridoxal phosphate-dependent enzyme has translation MSPIGRCRRWPRCPAAGGRRVVYVGSLSKVLAPGLRVGYLVADAELTARCVEQILLIDRQGNPVTELAVEELMGSGELKRHLRRAWRTYLRRREALIEALRAELAGLAEFDLPAGGLAIWLRLDPRLDMDRLVADARRHGLKILPGSHFTGDGAAVHGIRLCYADLEEARLRQGVARLARALLGQAADWKA, from the coding sequence ATTTCACCCATCGGCCGATGCCGCCGCTGGCCACGCTGCCCGGCGGCCGGCGGCCGGCGCGTGGTCTATGTCGGCTCGCTGTCCAAGGTGCTGGCGCCCGGGTTGCGCGTCGGCTATCTGGTGGCGGACGCGGAGCTGACGGCGCGCTGCGTGGAGCAGATCCTGCTGATCGACCGCCAGGGCAATCCGGTGACCGAACTGGCGGTGGAGGAGCTGATGGGCAGCGGCGAACTGAAGCGCCACCTGCGCCGCGCCTGGCGAACCTACCTGCGGCGGCGGGAGGCGTTGATCGAGGCCTTGCGCGCCGAGTTGGCGGGTTTGGCCGAATTCGACCTGCCGGCCGGCGGCCTCGCCATCTGGCTGCGTCTGGACCCGCGCCTGGACATGGACAGACTGGTTGCCGACGCGCGGCGGCACGGGCTCAAGATCCTGCCCGGCAGCCACTTCACCGGCGACGGCGCGGCGGTGCACGGCATCCGGCTGTGCTACGCCGACCTGGAAGAGGCGCGGCTGCGGCAGGGCGTGGCGAGACTGGCGCGGGCCTTGCTTGGACAAGCGGCTGACTGGAAGGCCTGA
- a CDS encoding FAD-binding oxidoreductase → MSDHYFYTVSDIQPLGPQALRLSLRADDGRGMPIRAGQFFSLRLPDGAERSYSLACAPRADGGLEAQIRLRDGGRCSEWLRREALPGQRLRLTGPYGDCVWQPPAPEERVLMLATGTGIAPLYAMLAELDAGGGDWPEIDLYWGADRPEALYLEKELAALAARRPTLRFIPVLAAAPADWVGERGRVQHAAADRHPDLSRARVYACGAPAMVDEARRLLTESCGLPEARFHADAFAPAQPIAASGAETLAIRWRREDGQWLALPATAGSRLADALAAAGLVLPVCGGQAACGACRVAISPDWLERLPEPARREQRLLAALDAPHPRHRLACQITLHPGLNGLQAGIRP, encoded by the coding sequence ATGAGCGACCATTATTTTTACACCGTATCGGACATCCAGCCGCTGGGGCCGCAAGCGCTGCGGCTGAGTCTGCGCGCCGACGACGGACGCGGCATGCCGATCCGGGCGGGCCAGTTCTTCAGCCTGCGCCTGCCCGACGGCGCCGAGCGCAGCTACTCGCTGGCTTGCGCGCCGCGCGCCGACGGCGGCCTGGAGGCGCAGATCCGGCTGCGCGACGGCGGCCGCTGTTCGGAATGGCTGCGCCGCGAGGCGCTGCCGGGCCAGCGACTGCGGCTGACCGGCCCCTACGGCGACTGCGTATGGCAGCCGCCGGCGCCCGAAGAGCGGGTGCTGATGCTGGCCACCGGCACCGGCATCGCGCCCCTGTACGCGATGCTGGCCGAGTTAGACGCCGGCGGCGGCGACTGGCCGGAGATAGACCTGTACTGGGGCGCGGACCGACCGGAAGCGTTGTATCTGGAGAAGGAGCTCGCCGCGCTCGCCGCGCGCCGGCCGACCCTGCGCTTCATCCCAGTGTTGGCCGCCGCGCCGGCGGACTGGGTAGGCGAGCGCGGCCGGGTGCAGCATGCCGCCGCCGACCGACATCCCGATCTCTCCCGCGCCAGGGTCTACGCCTGCGGCGCGCCGGCGATGGTGGACGAAGCGCGCCGGCTGCTGACCGAGAGCTGCGGCTTGCCCGAGGCTCGCTTCCACGCCGACGCCTTCGCCCCGGCCCAGCCTATCGCGGCGAGCGGCGCGGAAACGCTCGCCATCCGCTGGCGGCGCGAGGATGGCCAATGGCTGGCGCTGCCCGCCACCGCCGGCAGCCGCCTGGCCGACGCGCTGGCCGCCGCCGGGCTGGTGCTGCCGGTATGCGGCGGCCAGGCCGCCTGCGGCGCCTGCCGCGTCGCCATCTCCCCCGATTGGCTGGAGCGACTGCCCGAGCCGGCGCGGCGGGAACAGCGGCTGCTGGCCGCGCTGGACGCGCCCCATCCGCGACACCGGCTGGCCTGCCAGATCACGCTGCACCCGGGGCTGAACGGCCTGCAGGCCGGCATCCGCCCCTGA
- a CDS encoding M24 family metallopeptidase, translating to MQKTCLPQEAVGAAYDREAMLGVRRRTLDAVRGIAANIRPGMQEEDAVEMARDTLADAGMLRGWHDVYVRFGPNTLKTFGAPSDPGVALGEDDIFFIDIGPVWQQWEGDGGDTFVTGTDPERARCAADARAIFHEVRSHWLRQGASGQALYRYAEDCARRRGWELNLDLSGHRLADFPHAALHNGALADFDHAPSESLWVLEIHIRHPSKPYGAFFEDMLLDDSHFE from the coding sequence ATGCAAAAAACCTGTCTGCCGCAAGAAGCCGTGGGCGCAGCCTACGACCGCGAAGCCATGCTTGGCGTTCGCCGCCGCACGCTGGACGCCGTGCGCGGCATCGCCGCCAACATCCGTCCCGGCATGCAGGAAGAGGACGCGGTCGAAATGGCGCGCGACACGCTGGCCGACGCCGGCATGCTGCGCGGCTGGCACGACGTCTACGTCCGCTTCGGCCCGAATACGCTGAAGACATTCGGCGCGCCATCCGACCCCGGCGTGGCGCTGGGCGAGGACGACATCTTCTTCATCGACATCGGTCCGGTATGGCAACAATGGGAAGGCGACGGCGGCGACACTTTCGTCACCGGAACAGACCCGGAGCGCGCCCGCTGCGCGGCCGACGCGCGCGCCATTTTCCACGAAGTCAGAAGCCATTGGCTGCGGCAAGGCGCCAGCGGACAGGCGCTGTACCGCTACGCAGAAGATTGCGCCCGCCGCCGCGGCTGGGAATTGAACCTGGACCTGTCCGGCCACCGGCTGGCCGACTTCCCGCACGCCGCGCTGCACAACGGCGCGCTGGCCGACTTTGACCACGCGCCCAGCGAATCGCTATGGGTGCTGGAAATCCACATCCGCCATCCGTCCAAGCCCTATGGCGCCTTTTTCGAGGACATGCTGCTGGACGACAGCCACTTTGAATGA
- a CDS encoding gamma-glutamylcyclotransferase family protein yields MPRLFSYGTLRQENVQLATFGRRLNGQPARLAGFRLESVAIHDPAVLSASGKAHHPILRRGGAPQDQVDGVVFELSDAELAQADRYEVADYRRVEAALDSGGLAWVYVAAE; encoded by the coding sequence ATGCCCAGACTGTTCTCCTACGGCACGCTGCGACAGGAAAACGTGCAATTGGCCACCTTCGGCCGGCGCTTGAACGGCCAGCCGGCGCGGCTGGCCGGCTTTCGCCTGGAAAGCGTGGCAATCCATGACCCGGCAGTGCTGAGCGCCAGCGGCAAGGCCCATCACCCCATTCTCCGCCGCGGCGGCGCGCCGCAAGACCAGGTGGACGGCGTCGTGTTCGAACTCAGCGACGCGGAGCTAGCCCAGGCCGACCGCTACGAGGTGGCCGACTACCGGCGCGTGGAAGCGGCGCTAGACAGCGGCGGGCTCGCCTGGGTTTACGTCGCCGCCGAATAG
- a CDS encoding DUF2789 domain-containing protein, translating to MDTSSHLLPGLFRQLGLPDEPAAIRAFIASHPLPPRVALAEAAFWTPAQAAFLRQALECDAEWSEAADELAVLLQQGEA from the coding sequence ATGGACACCAGCAGCCATTTATTGCCCGGCCTGTTCCGCCAGCTGGGCTTGCCGGACGAGCCGGCAGCCATCCGCGCCTTCATCGCCAGCCATCCGCTGCCGCCGCGGGTGGCCTTGGCCGAAGCCGCGTTCTGGACGCCGGCCCAGGCCGCTTTCCTGCGCCAGGCGCTGGAGTGCGACGCCGAATGGAGCGAGGCGGCGGATGAGCTGGCGGTGTTGCTGCAGCAAGGCGAAGCCTAG
- a CDS encoding sporulation protein codes for MLKSLFAAAGIGGATVDTRLINPRLRPGEILRGEVVVKGGSVDQDISKIELLLLTETECEREGRETRETAWLAGLPISGPCRIPAGCEWRLPFQLPLPAETPVNHHPALRDEPPVWIHTDLALGMARDAADNDRLQVQPTPQMEAILRAFSRLGWELHRADVEAGTVRAGEAASTLGCYQEFELRPRDAGWNWNEIELTFIPDGYGAIHVLIEIDAGDDDHYLSLRMEPDWEDADWTAELRVRLGL; via the coding sequence ATGTTGAAATCACTTTTTGCGGCCGCCGGCATCGGCGGCGCCACCGTGGACACCCGTCTGATCAACCCACGGCTGCGGCCGGGCGAGATTCTGCGCGGCGAGGTCGTGGTCAAGGGCGGTAGCGTGGACCAGGACATTTCCAAGATCGAACTGCTGCTGCTGACCGAAACGGAATGCGAGCGGGAGGGGCGGGAAACGCGCGAAACCGCGTGGCTGGCCGGGCTGCCGATCAGCGGGCCCTGCCGGATTCCCGCCGGCTGCGAGTGGCGGCTGCCATTCCAGCTGCCGCTGCCGGCCGAAACTCCGGTCAATCATCACCCCGCGTTGCGCGACGAGCCGCCAGTGTGGATCCATACCGATCTGGCGCTGGGCATGGCGCGCGACGCGGCCGACAACGATAGGCTGCAAGTTCAGCCCACGCCGCAGATGGAAGCGATCCTGCGCGCTTTTTCGCGGCTGGGGTGGGAGCTGCACCGCGCCGACGTGGAGGCCGGCACCGTCCGCGCCGGCGAGGCGGCGAGCACGCTGGGCTGCTACCAGGAGTTCGAATTGCGGCCGCGCGACGCCGGTTGGAACTGGAACGAGATCGAGCTCACCTTCATTCCCGACGGCTACGGCGCCATCCATGTGCTGATCGAAATCGACGCCGGAGACGACGATCATTACCTGAGCCTGCGGATGGAACCGGATTGGGAAGACGCGGATTGGACCGCCGAACTGCGGGTCAGGCTGGGGCTGTGA
- the thiC gene encoding phosphomethylpyrimidine synthase ThiC: MNAPVNKQMVVDAAAIQPLPNSRKIYVAGSRPDIQVPMREIRQADTPTQFGGEQNPPIYVYDTSGPYSDPAARIDIQSGLAPLRAGWIAERGDCEQLAGLSSEYGRAREADPKLAELRFNLQRKPRRAKAGRNVSQMHYARQGIVTPEMAFVAIRENLNRRAYVAALQATGNQRLLELMTRQHKGQSFGANLPEEITPEFVRQEVAAGRAIIPANINHPESEPMIIGRNFLVKINGNIGNSAVTSSISEEVDKMTWGIRWGADTIMDLSTGKNIHETREWILRNSPVPIGTVPIYQALEKVNGKAEDLTWEIFKDTLIEQAEQGVDYFTIHAGVRLAYVPMTAGRMTGIVSRGGSIMAKWCLAHHQENFLYTHFEDICEIMKAYDVAFSLGDGLRSGSAWDANDEAQLGELKTLGELTEIAWKHDVQVMIEGPGHVPMQLIKENMDKELEWCREAPFYTLGPLTTDIAPGYDHITSAIGAAQIGWYGTAMLCYVTQKEHLGLPNKNDVKEGIITYKLAAHAADLAKGHPGAQIRDNALSKARFEFRWEDQFNLGLDPDKARDFHDETLPKDSAKVAHFCSMCGPHFCSMKITQDVREYAASQGIGEQDALRQGMREKSIEFVKGGGKLYDKV; encoded by the coding sequence ATGAACGCGCCCGTGAACAAGCAAATGGTGGTGGACGCCGCCGCCATCCAGCCCTTGCCCAACTCCCGCAAGATTTATGTCGCCGGCAGCCGCCCGGACATTCAAGTGCCGATGCGCGAGATCCGCCAGGCCGACACGCCGACCCAGTTCGGCGGCGAACAGAACCCGCCCATCTACGTCTACGACACCAGCGGTCCGTACAGCGATCCGGCCGCGCGAATCGACATCCAGAGCGGCCTCGCGCCCTTGCGCGCCGGCTGGATCGCCGAGCGCGGCGACTGCGAGCAGCTGGCAGGCTTGTCCAGCGAATACGGCCGCGCCCGCGAGGCGGACCCCAAGCTCGCCGAGCTGCGCTTCAATCTGCAGCGCAAGCCGCGCCGCGCCAAGGCCGGCCGCAACGTCAGCCAGATGCACTATGCGCGCCAAGGCATCGTCACGCCGGAGATGGCGTTCGTCGCGATACGAGAAAACCTGAACCGCCGCGCCTATGTGGCCGCGCTGCAAGCCACCGGCAACCAGCGACTACTGGAGCTGATGACGCGCCAGCACAAGGGGCAGAGCTTCGGCGCCAATTTGCCGGAAGAGATCACGCCGGAATTCGTGCGCCAGGAAGTGGCCGCCGGCCGCGCCATCATCCCGGCCAATATCAATCACCCGGAATCCGAGCCCATGATCATAGGCCGCAACTTCCTGGTGAAAATAAACGGCAATATCGGCAATAGCGCGGTAACGTCTTCGATATCGGAAGAAGTGGATAAGATGACCTGGGGCATCCGCTGGGGCGCCGACACCATCATGGACCTGTCCACCGGTAAGAACATCCACGAAACCCGCGAGTGGATTCTGCGCAACAGCCCGGTGCCCATCGGCACCGTGCCGATTTACCAGGCGCTGGAAAAAGTGAATGGCAAGGCCGAGGACCTGACTTGGGAAATCTTCAAGGACACGCTGATCGAGCAGGCTGAGCAGGGCGTGGACTATTTCACCATCCACGCCGGCGTGCGCCTGGCCTACGTGCCGATGACCGCGGGCCGCATGACCGGCATCGTGTCGCGCGGCGGCTCCATCATGGCCAAGTGGTGCCTGGCGCACCACCAGGAGAATTTCCTCTACACCCACTTCGAGGACATCTGCGAAATCATGAAGGCCTACGACGTGGCCTTCAGCCTGGGCGACGGCCTGCGTTCGGGCAGCGCCTGGGACGCCAACGACGAGGCGCAGCTGGGCGAACTGAAAACGCTGGGCGAGCTGACCGAGATCGCCTGGAAGCACGATGTCCAAGTCATGATAGAAGGCCCCGGCCACGTGCCGATGCAGTTGATCAAGGAGAATATGGACAAGGAGCTGGAATGGTGCCGCGAAGCGCCGTTCTACACCCTGGGGCCGCTGACCACCGACATCGCGCCCGGCTACGACCACATCACTTCTGCCATCGGCGCCGCGCAGATCGGCTGGTACGGCACCGCCATGCTGTGCTACGTGACGCAGAAGGAGCACCTGGGCCTGCCGAACAAGAACGACGTCAAAGAGGGCATCATCACCTACAAGCTGGCGGCGCACGCGGCCGACCTGGCCAAGGGCCATCCCGGCGCGCAGATCCGCGACAACGCGCTGTCCAAGGCGCGCTTCGAATTCCGTTGGGAAGACCAGTTCAACCTGGGCCTGGACCCGGACAAGGCGCGCGACTTCCACGATGAAACGCTGCCCAAGGATAGCGCCAAGGTGGCGCATTTCTGCAGCATGTGCGGCCCGCACTTCTGCAGCATGAAGATCACCCAGGACGTGCGCGAGTACGCGGCCAGCCAAGGCATAGGCGAGCAGGACGCGCTGCGGCAGGGCATGCGGGAAAAATCCATCGAGTTCGTCAAAGGCGGCGGCAAACTGTATGACAAAGTGTAG